The genomic DNA ACAGCAGAGTCAGTTAAACGAAGGCGCTTGGTGCGTCTATCCGGTGTACTGCAGCACAAGAGGACAACGAGGCCTGCATTGCTCCCTGCTGGGTGGGTGTTTGGGCAGCGGCCGTAAGCCCTTGATCGTGCAAAGCACCTAATCTTGTACACAATGAGGGAGAGTAACTTTAGCAATCCTCAACAGAACCGAGCATGTGCTTCGATTTCTGCTGTGGTCTATGACCGTCGAGGTACGTACTGTGGCTGTGTGCATGTTGTGGGTCAAAGGATGATCCCACAATATATAGAGTCAAGCACGGAAGCTGTACGGGAGCCTACGTGCCCCTGCGGTGTTGTCGAACCTTTATCTCTGATTCCCACAACATGCACACACGATGAGAACGATACTGACCGCCAGCACTCGACTGCACTGCGACCCTGCCGTTGGTCAACTCCCTGAACCACTTTGCATACCTTGCGTCGACCTCTCCTCGCATCCGTGAGATGGTCACGATGGacggcggcctcgagcggctcgtccACATTCTCCGCGCGTCGCCACGCCGGGTTCCCACACACATTCGCGATGCGAGCGTCTACAACGACCTGCAAGGGAACTGGAAATGGAGCCTCGCCTTCCAGTGCGTGGTCAACATTGGTGTCCGTGGCAGTGAGGCGATCCGTACGCGGGTCGTCGAAGCTGGCATGGCGCCCATCATTGTCCGCGTCCTGGAGTCCTTCTTGATCGCGGCCGACTCGCAGAAAGAGGAGTTTGGCCGTCGGGCCATGCAAGCCGAGCCGCATGAGATGCGTCGCTCCGTATACCCCAGCACCGAGCAGGAACACGCGGAGAATGTGCGCGATCCGACGCCTGATGCCGCGTCGAttgccgcgtcgacgacgcgcccggcAACCCCGATGGAGATGGAAGTCGTGCTCCCGTCCTCGGCTAGTGTCCACGATACAGAGATGGACTCGGCCCATGCTGAgggcagcgcatcgtcgtgcTGGACCGATCGCAGCATGAACGACACGGAGCGCACTCGCTCCCACGCCAACGAGTGCTTTGGCGATGCAAGCGCCAGCGGCAGTGCCAGCGAGTGCGCCGAGGATACCGAAATGTATACGGAGGGCGAAGAAGCTGAGAGCGgcaagcgcgacgcggtcgatgcgacgccgcggccccgcggccaccgcctcgacgagccgcgtgGGGCCGCACAAGagacgtcgccgagcgctgcgccactgcgccacgagctgctcgacgccgcccgtACGCCCcgcccgacgcgcaccgtgATGCCCGAtatgcgcgccgaggccccgCGTGCGCCAATGCCCAGCCATGTGTACCGTGAAGAGGAGGTGCTAATGAGTCTTCAGCTGCTCGCCTATCTCTCGAAATACCCCCACGTGCGTCTCTTTTTCCACAATGCAGACGTGCGTGACGACATGCTCTTCTGCCCCGAGTGGCCGGAAGAGACGATGCCGAACCGCTCGTGGAGCCCGTCGGACCCGGTGAAGCGCAATGTCTTTTCGGTGGCGGAGCGCTtcacgctgcgctcgtcgcgcagcaccgggAGCACGGGCGCCTTGAACGCATTCTTCCCCCGCCTTGGCCACGAGATCCAGTACTGGGCCGGGGTCGTGATGCGCAACGCGTGCCGCAAGGACGAGTCGCGTGGCGGTATCCGCCAGTGCGCCAACATGCTCTGTGGCAAGTGGGAGTCGTACCCCCGCGAGTTTGCCAagtgccgccgctgccgcaaGGCCAAGTACTGCTCGAAGCAGTGCCAGAGCAAGGGCTGGCAGATGGGCCACCGCTTctggtgcagcgcacgcgacgacgcggaaGGCCGTGATGTGAAGAAAAAGGATGCGCCGCGTACGGCGTCCCACCCCGAGCCCGAGATGGAGGTCGGCACCCCGATGCACGCCCAGAGCCCCGCGCCGGAGCCTGTGCCGCAAGCCCCCCCTGTGCCTGCACAGCCTGCTGAGCAGCACCAGCACTATATGCgcccgctcggcgcacgtGCGCTCCCGTCGACCATGGtccgctcgacctcgcaGCAGATGCCGCAGATGCGCGGcgtcagcgccgcgagtgTCGAGACGATCGACC from Malassezia japonica chromosome 1, complete sequence includes the following:
- a CDS encoding uncharacterized protein (EggNog:ENOG503NVEB; COG:S; BUSCO:EOG09260H6E), which produces MDGGLERLVHILRASPRRVPTHIRDASVYNDLQGNWKWSLAFQCVVNIGVRGSEAIRTRVVEAGMAPIIVRVLESFLIAADSQKEEFGRRAMQAEPHEMRRSVYPSTEQEHAENVRDPTPDAASIAASTTRPATPMEMEVVLPSSASVHDTEMDSAHAEGSASSCWTDRSMNDTERTRSHANECFGDASASGSASECAEDTEMYTEGEEAESGKRDAVDATPRPRGHRLDEPRGAAQETSPSAAPLRHELLDAARTPRPTRTVMPDMRAEAPRAPMPSHVYREEEVLMSLQLLAYLSKYPHVRLFFHNADVRDDMLFCPEWPEETMPNRSWSPSDPVKRNVFSVAERFTLRSSRSTGSTGALNAFFPRLGHEIQYWAGVVMRNACRKDESRGGIRQCANMLCGKWESYPREFAKCRRCRKAKYCSKQCQSKGWQMGHRFWCSARDDAEGRDVKKKDAPRTASHPEPEMEVGTPMHAQSPAPEPVPQAPPVPAQPAEQHQHYMRPLGARALPSTMVRSTSQQMPQMRGVSAASVETIDPDMSDSAPPTAPPSDAPSPALAPRTGGPFNGHPLPPPIIAGSLNVHESDPAATTLREHEVQDVQDHGVLEVIAASWPAQGRPPASPSSHERGVPEDYDLGIHLPNNPVLLPPSSPGSDEANGAYGARRVSALTSWNMSRQLSVRNRHRTARAISSSLLSNSISASDLTMDDAPHAAEAPRLSTNNLRNYDAYSASQAPEAALAMPASQLFSGMLTQALRTDPALGEDAEMENVSGPSRAW